One segment of Neobacillus endophyticus DNA contains the following:
- the purN gene encoding phosphoribosylglycinamide formyltransferase, which translates to MKNIAVFASGSGSNFQAIVDAINAGGLSATISVLICDQPGAYVMERARAARIPTFVFNPKDYLSKADYEEEISMLLKKKQVDLIVLAGYMRLIGPTLLKAYEGRIVNIHPSLLPNFPGKDAIGQALAAKAKWSGVTVHYVDEGMDTGPIIIQERVRLAENETRESLQKKIQAIEHKLYPAIIQMLLTVGVVKHDEKTRAN; encoded by the coding sequence ATGAAGAATATCGCTGTATTTGCATCAGGCAGCGGAAGTAATTTTCAAGCGATCGTTGATGCTATCAATGCTGGCGGACTTTCTGCAACTATTTCTGTTCTCATTTGTGATCAACCTGGTGCATATGTCATGGAACGGGCAAGGGCAGCAAGAATCCCCACTTTTGTGTTTAATCCAAAAGATTATCTCAGTAAAGCTGATTATGAAGAAGAAATTTCGATGCTGCTGAAGAAGAAACAGGTGGACTTGATCGTTCTTGCCGGTTATATGCGGCTAATTGGGCCTACACTGCTAAAAGCGTATGAGGGGCGTATTGTAAACATCCATCCATCCCTTCTGCCGAATTTTCCTGGTAAAGATGCAATTGGTCAGGCATTGGCAGCAAAGGCGAAATGGAGCGGAGTAACGGTCCATTATGTGGACGAAGGGATGGACACAGGGCCGATCATCATACAAGAGCGGGTCAGGCTTGCGGAGAATGAGACAAGGGAAAGTTTACAGAAGAAGATTCAAGCAATTGAACACAAACTATATCCGGCAATCATACAAATGCTGTTGACAGTAGGAGTTGTTAAACATGACGAAAAAACGCGCGCTAATTAG
- the purH gene encoding bifunctional phosphoribosylaminoimidazolecarboxamide formyltransferase/IMP cyclohydrolase, whose translation MTKKRALISVSDKSGVSEFAKELISLGFEIISTGGTKKMLQEAGLPVLSVSDVTGFPEILEGRVKTLNPFIHGGLLAKHDDEGHQKQLEEHGIEPIQLVCVNLYPFQQTIEKPDVTVANAIENIDIGGPTMLRASAKNHQYLTVVVDPVDYDTVLTELKATGETTLETRRKLAAKVFRHTAAYDALISEYMTNLAGEETPEKLTVTYELKQPLRYGENPHQKAAFYKKPLGSKFSIAYANQLHGKELSYNNINDADAALQIVKEFDQPAAVAVKHMNPCGVGTGSNVFEAFEKAFAADPVSIFGGIIAFNREVDAKTAEKLHEIFLEIIIAPSFSEEAVAILTEKKKNLRLLTISFEKENKVEVKMTTVEGGLLVQDQDAFSLDNATITIPTKRQPTPEEWDALKLGWKVVKHVKSNAIVVSNKDMTLGIGAGQMNRVGSAKIALNQAGKQAEGAALASDAYFPMDDTVEAAAKAGITAIIQPGGSVRDADSIKKADEYGIAMVFTGVRHFKH comes from the coding sequence ATGACGAAAAAACGCGCGCTAATTAGTGTATCAGATAAAAGCGGAGTAAGTGAATTCGCGAAAGAGCTGATCAGCCTTGGCTTTGAAATTATCTCAACTGGCGGAACGAAAAAAATGCTGCAAGAGGCAGGCCTACCTGTTCTTAGTGTTAGTGATGTAACGGGTTTTCCAGAGATTTTGGAGGGGCGTGTTAAAACGCTGAACCCTTTCATCCATGGCGGCCTCTTGGCTAAACATGATGATGAGGGCCATCAAAAGCAGCTTGAAGAGCATGGCATTGAGCCTATTCAGCTAGTCTGTGTGAATTTATATCCATTCCAGCAAACCATTGAAAAGCCGGATGTCACAGTGGCTAATGCGATTGAGAATATTGATATTGGCGGGCCGACTATGTTAAGGGCTTCAGCTAAAAACCATCAATATCTCACAGTTGTAGTGGATCCTGTTGACTATGACACGGTTTTGACAGAGTTAAAAGCAACTGGTGAAACGACTCTAGAAACAAGAAGGAAGCTTGCAGCGAAAGTGTTCCGGCATACGGCAGCATACGATGCATTAATTTCTGAATACATGACAAATCTGGCTGGGGAAGAAACGCCGGAAAAATTAACAGTCACTTATGAATTGAAGCAGCCGCTTCGTTACGGGGAAAACCCGCACCAAAAGGCCGCTTTTTATAAAAAACCTCTTGGTTCTAAATTCTCGATTGCTTACGCTAATCAGCTTCATGGTAAGGAACTTTCGTACAACAATATTAACGATGCTGATGCAGCATTGCAGATTGTAAAAGAGTTCGATCAGCCTGCAGCTGTCGCAGTAAAACACATGAATCCGTGCGGTGTCGGTACTGGAAGTAATGTATTTGAAGCGTTTGAAAAAGCCTTTGCTGCTGATCCAGTTTCGATTTTTGGCGGCATTATTGCATTCAATCGTGAAGTGGATGCAAAAACGGCAGAGAAACTTCATGAAATTTTCCTTGAAATTATTATTGCTCCATCCTTCTCCGAAGAAGCTGTTGCGATTTTAACAGAAAAGAAAAAGAATTTGCGTCTATTAACGATTTCATTTGAAAAAGAAAATAAAGTAGAAGTAAAAATGACCACAGTTGAAGGCGGCCTTCTTGTTCAAGATCAGGATGCGTTTTCATTAGACAATGCCACGATTACGATTCCAACAAAAAGACAGCCGACACCTGAAGAGTGGGACGCACTAAAACTCGGCTGGAAGGTTGTTAAACATGTGAAATCAAATGCGATTGTCGTTTCAAATAAAGATATGACACTTGGGATTGGTGCCGGTCAGATGAATCGTGTGGGGTCAGCGAAAATTGCTCTTAACCAGGCAGGAAAACAAGCGGAAGGCGCAGCCCTTGCTTCAGATGCCTATTTCCCAATGGATGATACCGTTGAAGCGGCAGCAAAAGCGGGAATTACGGCTATAATTCAGCCAGGCGGCTCAGTTAGGGATGCTGATTCTATTAAAAAAGCAGATGAATACGGAATTGCCATGGTGTTTACTGGAGTCAGACATTTTAAACACTAA
- the purD gene encoding phosphoribosylamine--glycine ligase: MKVLIIGRGGREHALCLKVSESPLVEKVFAAPGNDGMEDVAELTRIEESEHERLIEFAKREEIGLTIIGPEVPLLEGLADKFRMAGLKVFGPNQAAAEIEGSKSFAKELMKKYQIPTADYAVFTSFEEARDYVKEKGAPIVIKADGLAAGKGVTVAMTEQEALESLEGMLVGKRFGDASSRVVIEEFLSGEEFSLMAFVNGSVVVPLEIAQDHKRAFDGDKGPNTGGMGAYSPVPHIGADTVQTAVETVLIPAANAMIQEGRSFCGILYAGLIKTAGGPKVIEFNARFGDPETQVILPRLDSDLVQVILDLLDGETPDLKWDEQAMLGVVVAANGYPESYQKGAVLHGLKEMGDGAFVFHAGTVKNTAGEFQTAGGRVLLVGAKADHLQEAQEKVYKELNKLTCEDVFYRKDIGSKAIEQVL; this comes from the coding sequence GTGAAAGTATTAATTATTGGCCGCGGCGGAAGAGAACATGCGCTGTGCCTGAAAGTCAGCGAAAGCCCGCTTGTTGAAAAAGTGTTTGCTGCCCCAGGCAACGATGGCATGGAAGATGTTGCGGAACTTACTCGTATTGAAGAATCAGAGCATGAGCGTCTGATTGAGTTTGCAAAACGTGAGGAAATCGGACTCACCATTATCGGGCCTGAGGTACCGCTTCTGGAAGGCTTAGCTGACAAATTTCGAATGGCTGGCTTAAAAGTCTTTGGCCCAAACCAGGCAGCTGCTGAAATCGAAGGAAGTAAGTCATTTGCCAAAGAATTAATGAAAAAATATCAAATACCAACAGCTGATTACGCTGTGTTTACTTCATTTGAAGAAGCTCGCGACTACGTGAAAGAAAAGGGAGCGCCTATCGTTATTAAAGCGGATGGTCTTGCTGCAGGAAAAGGTGTTACCGTGGCAATGACTGAACAGGAAGCTCTTGAAAGCCTTGAGGGGATGCTAGTAGGAAAAAGATTCGGTGATGCATCTTCCCGAGTAGTCATCGAGGAGTTTTTGAGCGGCGAAGAATTTTCACTTATGGCGTTTGTCAATGGCTCTGTTGTAGTGCCTCTTGAGATTGCCCAAGATCATAAGCGGGCATTTGATGGAGACAAAGGGCCTAATACTGGAGGAATGGGTGCATATTCTCCTGTTCCGCATATTGGTGCAGACACAGTACAAACCGCTGTAGAAACGGTCCTGATTCCGGCGGCAAATGCCATGATCCAGGAAGGACGCAGCTTCTGCGGAATATTATACGCTGGGTTGATTAAAACAGCCGGAGGCCCGAAAGTCATTGAATTTAATGCTCGCTTTGGCGACCCTGAAACCCAGGTGATTTTACCAAGATTAGACTCTGATTTGGTTCAAGTTATCTTAGATCTATTGGATGGGGAAACCCCTGACCTAAAATGGGATGAACAGGCAATGCTTGGAGTAGTTGTGGCTGCTAATGGCTATCCTGAAAGCTATCAAAAGGGAGCTGTGCTGCATGGGCTTAAGGAAATGGGCGACGGCGCATTTGTTTTTCATGCAGGAACGGTAAAAAATACCGCCGGCGAATTTCAAACAGCCGGCGGCAGGGTGCTTCTTGTCGGGGCAAAAGCTGACCATTTACAAGAGGCCCAAGAGAAAGTCTATAAAGAATTGAACAAATTAACTTGTGAAGATGTATTTTACAGGAAAGATATCGGTTCAAAAGCTATCGAGCAGGTCCTTTAG
- a CDS encoding EYxxD motif small membrane protein, with protein sequence MYAFWEDFTDVTFVITLLIGSVIATFYAFARRPKGPAR encoded by the coding sequence ATGTATGCATTTTGGGAAGACTTTACAGATGTAACATTTGTTATCACTTTGTTAATTGGCAGTGTAATCGCAACATTTTATGCTTTTGCCCGCCGGCCTAAAGGACCTGCTCGATAG
- a CDS encoding YgaP family membrane protein has translation MNIKPNIGILNALIRITAGLAILSWCTAKLVKQPWRDSYFFVAICAAMKVAEGIVRYCPMTALFEKCQYMVKEEGNTADSMDGLEGLTNLTDEYHTPLNPT, from the coding sequence ATGAATATCAAACCGAATATCGGGATTCTAAATGCCTTAATCCGTATTACTGCTGGCTTAGCGATTCTCTCCTGGTGCACCGCAAAGCTGGTCAAACAGCCATGGAGGGACTCCTATTTCTTTGTTGCCATTTGTGCAGCCATGAAAGTGGCAGAAGGAATTGTTCGCTATTGTCCCATGACGGCTCTATTTGAAAAGTGCCAGTATATGGTGAAGGAAGAAGGCAATACTGCTGACTCTATGGATGGTTTGGAAGGATTGACGAATTTAACCGATGAGTATCATACACCATTAAATCCGACCTGA